GATCAAAAAAAAGAAATCAATAATAAAAGAGCCAAAATCCAGTATAAAACAATTATTTTCTGGATTTGGCTCTTTTTCTTATTCATTTCCTTTAGATGTTAACTCCTGATATATTTCGTCTTGTGCTTTTTCCAATTCACCGTTTTGTTTTAGTGTAAGTACATCTTTAGTACTTTGAGGGAACAGTGCGTAAGAGATAATATCTTCTTCTGTAATTTCTAAGTTATTACTGTCATTGAAAATTTCTTTTAGCTCTGCTTCGGCTTTTTCAAACTCATTACCTTCTATATAATCTGCTGGTCTTCCCTCTATTTTATCGTTAGGATCGTCTAATACCATTCTTTCTAACTTCGCATCAATTGAAGTTGGAGGTTTTCCATATTCACCTCTAACGTAGGCTTTTACTTCTCTTGGAATCATTTGATATCTTTGCTCGCATAATACATTTATTACTGCTTGTGCTCCAACTATTTGACTTGTTGGTGTAACAAGGGGTGGATAACCCAGTTCTTCTCTTACTTTTGGTATTTCTGCAAGTACCTCTGATAGTTTATCTTCGGCTTTAGACTGCTGAAGCTGTGTTATTAGATTGGAAATCATTCCTCCTGGAACCTGATGTTCAAAGATTTGCATATCACGAATCCTAGTAACACCTCTATCCATACCTCTTTCTTTACGTCTTTCCTCAAAGTAAGTTGCTATGTCGAATATATTACTAAAGTCTAATCCTGTATCATACGGTGTATTCCAGAATATTTTTACTAGTGTTTCTACTGGTGGCTGAGATGCTCCAAAAGCTAGAGGCAATGAAGCGGTATTTATAATATCTGCCCCTGCTTCAACACCTTTTATATATGTTGATATTGCTAAACCTCCGATATAATGGCAGTGTAATTCTACCGGTAGATCAACTTTGCTCTTTATTTTGCTTACTAGTTCTGATGCTGTAAATGGGCCAAGTAATCCAGCCATATCTTTGATACATATAGAATTAACACCCATTTCAGCGTATCTAATACCTATATTAA
The Natranaerofaba carboxydovora genome window above contains:
- a CDS encoding pyruvate carboxylase subunit B, whose amino-acid sequence is MVDKRKVLITDTTMRDGHQSLWATRMSIKDIEPIAEEIDDIGYHALEVWGGATFDTCLRYLREDPWERLRTLKKLFKKTPLQMLVRGQNLVGYKHYSDEMVERFIHKAAVNGIDKFRVFDALNDLRNVEKAIECVKNEGKHAQGAIVFTKSPVHDIDDLVNIGIRYAEMGVNSICIKDMAGLLGPFTASELVSKIKSKVDLPVELHCHYIGGLAISTYIKGVEAGADIINTASLPLAFGASQPPVETLVKIFWNTPYDTGLDFSNIFDIATYFEERRKERGMDRGVTRIRDMQIFEHQVPGGMISNLITQLQQSKAEDKLSEVLAEIPKVREELGYPPLVTPTSQIVGAQAVINVLCEQRYQMIPREVKAYVRGEYGKPPTSIDAKLERMVLDDPNDKIEGRPADYIEGNEFEKAEAELKEIFNDSNNLEITEEDIISYALFPQSTKDVLTLKQNGELEKAQDEIYQELTSKGNE